CGTGACATTTGTGAAGTTTAGTTGGCAGTGACGTTCCAATGTCATAGTTTTATTTGACAGGCGGTGGCACGACATGTATTGTATCTTTCCTGTTTGTTTAAAACAGCTGATTATTTTGAAGACAAAGAcaagcttgtgctaataaatGTGATAGGAGTGAAGGGGAATCAGAGGACCTGTGTCCAGTGGTCATGGTCCTGTTTAATCAAACTGACACTAGTTCTCTGTGTATGTGATGGTAACTTGGAGATATGTACGCAAGGCCTAAGGAGTGTGAGGTAGTGGAGGGGTGTCAATGGGAACCTAACGACAAAGTTTTGCCGCAAGACTCCCTGACATGTTAATCCAGTCACACcacaagttgttttttaaaatatgcttCAATATGTTTAATAAATGGCATGTTTTCATGGTCTAACctcagtttgtttgtctttcaggAGAGATTTTATTTACCAGCCTGAACAAACCAGTTGGACCTGCCAAGTCCCCAAATCTTGATGCCAGCCTCAATGTTAAAGCTATTTattgtgtaaatgtgttgtaAATATTTGTATATAAAAAGCATAGGTATTTCCAAATGTGTTGTGTAGCTGCATGTTTTATTAGACTTGTACAGTAcggttgtttttattatttcattttgtaaattttgACAAAAGCACTACTGTATGTAATCTAGTGTAGATTTAGTGATCACTGATGATATCTATAAATGTATATTCCCCTTCAgtttaaagaataaaaagatTGTTTTCCAAAAGCAAAGAATCTGTAATTATTCACCgctatgattttattttaaacctgccaaaaatcaatcaatcattcatGAATAATACATACACATCAGCAAGAGTGTATTGAAGAAAAGGTTTTGCTGCCCTCTTGTGGTGAATATGCAGCTGGGTAGTCCATGTTTATCATCATTGTAGACACAGTAAACCCAAATGTAAAGCATTTTGTTTGTCCAGTGAATTTATTCCAGTGTTACTCTGATGATGTGTCATGCAATTCCTCCATTAAAGGGGAATTCAGAATTCCAATGTTGTTTTGATGGCCTGGGAATTTGTGAACATGAACGattctctctcaaagccagaaaccagagaagtaagtctcaaatgtgtgatgtcatcaagtataaagtctggagctactccatagacaatgaacaGGAggctaattttattttactttttagatctacacactgttttctttttaagcCCAAATTAGCctcagaaacagaaaatataccTGTATACTCAGagcattcccctgggtgctctgtGTTGTCAAGAAGTGGTTCGCAACTGGTGGTCACgctccaaaagtgggttgtgggtccattctCAATGAACTACAAGTGACTCgcaatcatgtcaagtttgtaaaaaaacagactgtattttgaagtacagtacaTTTCTGGCACAATTTCTTTAcactgaagtgctgtttcctgctgtagagtgagtgactaacggataGCTACTTGGCAGACAGCAAACTGGCTGGACTGCATGGTCAAACACATGATGTTGAatgtattaaagggatagtgcacccaaaaatgaaaattcacccattatctactcgcccatatgccgatggagacttgcggagatccaaggggagagggggtagcaacacaactccacctaatggaggctgacggcgccccagattcagacatccaaaaacacataattgaaaccacaaagtatctccatactgctcgtccgtagtgatccaagtgtcctgaagccccgacataaaaagttgtttagaaaaacgtcatttgaactttgtttttagcctcattgtagcctgtagctttaactgcctctctgtacaccgtGCTCATGTATGTGcacttgcgcgagaccgtgagatgTGGGCACCTCCTTCATGTGTGTCCACGCTTTCCCTGGTCTCGCCCGCAagtgcacacacgtgagcgcggtgtaCAGacaggcagtcagagctacaggctacaatgaggctaaaaacagagtccaaatgacgtttttccaaacaatttttttatgttggggcttcaggacacttagatcactatggacgagcagtatggagatattttgtggtttcaattatgtgttttagacgtttgaatctggggcactgtcagcctccattaggtggagttgtgttgctacccccctcccccttcatctccacaagtgttgtgaggactctaaatcttcacctgagcctccatcggcatatgggtgagtagataatggctgaattttcattttgggtgcactatccctttaaactgtgtggaccttgaaccaatgactaaggagaaattttGACCCTGCgattggaccagttgggaaccactggtctagaaCGTCTTTCACCATTCATTGCCAATGGAGAAACTCCAGACTTGATACCTGATGACCTCACAGATTCGatttttagcactctagttgcTGGATTGTGGAGAGTGTTGTTCATGTTGACTAATATTTTAGACCACAGacataacatgtatgaattttgaaaatgggcgtagGCCCCCTTTAAATACATAATTACACATTAAAAAGTTTTTTGACAGAGATTTCCAGGCATTTtagttaaaaaacagattttgtgtacccccacagcactcaggtgaggtcggggctaTATAAAAGTACCAGAAACAGCAAGCGTCCAAGAGACACAGCCCCCAAAACTCAAATTTAGAAACATGAAATGCCAAGTGAGAGTAAATCTGGGGTGGTATTTACTTTTGCTTGACTGGCGAGCCTGTTGCCAAAAATATTTGGACACACACAATATGTTTGGAATTAACCATACAGATGGACAATAGAGAAATGAATTGCGCTGCATGAGTGGTTTGAGAGGTTTCTGATACTTTTCCTACTGTGAAAAGCTGACTGTGGCCTCATGTTTTCCACCTAGGAATaacaacaaacattttacaAACACTTTTCTAATTTAGATATCAGTAAATTTATAGTAAATAATGAATACTTAAGACTCAAAAGATAGATTTTGGGGTGGAGTATCACTTTAAAGCTCAAAGTGGACACAGTGAGCACGTTTCTTGGATGACAGGCTGCAGTTACATAACATGGCGGAGTCTTGCGGCTCCTGATTGTTAGCGTCACCAGATGCTGTAACGCTAGCTGTCTCCTGACCCGTTCTTAGATCGATATCTTCTTCACAGACTCCTCCGTCGCTCCATTCAGATGCTAATCGTCTGCAGTTTGCCCCCTCAATTGCTGGGTGACTTGAATTGTTCTGTGAAGGACATTAGCGTCTAACCTCTTTGCTATCGTTTTACAGCTCTCATCATTAAGTCTTTGCAAGGAGGTTTTTGATTGTGTGAACGGAAGCGAACGTTAGAAACAAAGAGTTCTAACTTTATTGATGCCTTGGAGGCAAATCtaccttttccttttcttttcccctGAGTATCTTCAGTTTTCCAGCCATTTTAGCTTcttaaaaaacatataattaGAACAGATAATTAAACATGATGAACTGTCAGCTGAATAGATATCAAACTAAAGTGACTGAGGCTTCAGGCAACTCGATATAAACCAATTAAAATGATGTAAACAGGCCAATGAAACACATGTTTCACACACATGTAGGGCTGACAAGACAAAGGTGATATCTGATCGCACAAAACTGAGAAACCTTATATTACTGAATGCTGCAAAACACAGCCCTATCATCTCCACTTAAGAACACTAGTTAGTAGTGTGAGCCTGCTCTTATCTGAGCTGCCATCACTTTTTGAAGGTATCTATACATGTCTGTTTGCACTATTTAGCTTCTTAAATGGTTTTGTGTTCCTGAACACTTTGTCCTTTTTGGCCAAGAGGACAAAGAGAAGGAACAGGGcagtctgtttctctgtctacCTCAAGTTCTGTTCCCGAAACGTGAATGTGTGCAGGTACACTTAAATTGTATCTCCAGAGATTTATTGGTTAACAGCAGGGGAAGTTTGCCTATTTGCTTTCTGGTGGAAAGTTACATGAGAGGGCTGATACCACTGTCATATTTGTCTGCTTTATATTCGGGTTCAGCTAGCActtgcttagcttagcttagcttagcttagcttagcacaaagactggaaacagagggaaacaattAGCATGGCTCTGTCCAGAGGAATTAAAATCCAATTACCAACACCACAAGCTCATTAattaaagggacactttgccaattttcagcTATCTCTGTGttgtcacagtgtgtgcagatgagttATGTTTGGCTTTCCCTATAAAATGAATTGTAATTTTTACACTTTGGCTAAGGAATGTCTTTTTTGGTTAATTTTTCTGTCGATAGCCCGACACCCATTTACCGGTAAATAACCGCGCAGGTGGGCTGGGAGCTAATTAGTGGCGCCGCTCATTTACGATTACCTCTGCAAACCACGTCTCAGTGGCAGAAGgacattgctgtggaaacatggtggccCCCAGGTCACCTCGGTGAGTAGCCGCCTTATTTTAGATCCGCAAAACTCCTTTAGCATCGGTAACTATGTTAGCAACACTAGCCaggctgacactgctaacagtgctaaaagCGCTTGCAGTGATAACATAGCATAACAAATTGAGCTTACTCAACAGGGCAGACTGGGGCaaactgggggggggggggggctgaatTAGCAGCgctgttagctaatgttagctaacaccAGATCTaggtggtgtgcagtgcagtgaactgaagagtagcaaaacTGATCTATAATGCATGACCAGTCAAAAATACTGTCAGCTGCTAACTGACTGGGGGTTAACCGTTGACATCCTTGCTTTggttgtattgtttttatttttttcatcttttaaaCAACCAGGATATAATATGATAATTTCTGAACTTTAGAGGTGCATGTCAGCAGATTTTGTGACTATGGTGACTGGATCTAGGCTAGCTGTTTACCCCCGTTTCCAGTCgttatgctatgctaagctaacagttttcTGACTACATGTATGAGTGTGGTATCAATCTCCTTGTTTAACTCTCCACCAGAAACTAAATAAggttatttcccaaaatgtcaaacttctGCTTTACATAAGCATATATGAAtgacacaaataaaatttaGAAAGACAGGAGACATTTAATAAACTGTAACAAGGTGAAAACAGGTGGAAAATCTTCAATAATCACTCCTCCGCTGCCACAGCGATGCTGCTAGCTAAGTGTGAAATAAATTATTCGCCCTCCTATGTTATAACAAGTCCTAACTGTCTCTATTCACTGTATGAAATTGACAGATTTCCCTGTGAGCCCGTTTCCAGATAAGGTGACTTTAAGCACCCTGAGTGCTCGTCCCGTGAGACGCTGGTCATTTGAAAGTGAATGTCCGAGCAGCACAGAAAGCTTTTGTGAGCAGTGACACAATAGAGCTCTTAAACCTGCCAGAGGGGAGACGAAGAGAGAATGGGGGAGAAGTTGATTTCCCTCACCTGTGATGGTATAAAATACCTCCCCAAGCTGTCAAGATGTTAGTTGTAGAGTTGCCGGTGCTGGTGGCTTGTTGAAGAGCCATGAGGATCCTCTGACATCAGAATATATAAAGAGATTTTTTCCCCAACAGgtaaatcttttatttaatgACATACTTACATCATTCTATGTTATCCTTGAATATTCTCTCATTGGTAACTAAAATCTCTTCGCAGTATCACAGCATGGCTTCTGTTGGTGCTTTGTTAATGCTTCTACCTGTTGCATGGACATGCTCTCCCCAAAAAGCAGGTAACATCACACAGTACAGAGATCAGGTTGTTCTCATGCTGGATGTCCACATATTTCAAGCAATTATTTGCCAGGTTTATTGAGAGTTTGCATCTTATTCCAGACTATGTTATGGTGTCATGTTTCCCCAATGCTATCATTGCCAACGTCCCTGAGTGTCCGTACGGCTGGGAGATCGACCAGCTGTCCCTGGGTGGAGTTTGCTACTCTGGAATACACAGTCCAGGCTACTACCGCTTCATCATCCCAGACCTGACGCCCAAAAACCACTCGTATTGCGGCACGCAGTCTGAGGTGAGGGTCACAATTACTGTATCCAGCCATGGAGACTTTGTTTATTCGCCCAGTTTCTGACATGTCTGCTTTGTGATAGTTTTGACACCACCCCAGTTCAAAGTAGGACAACGGGGTTTAGTCTGTAGTGCTAAAGCATTTTACATTGATTAAAAACCAGAAACAATGTCTCTGTTTCTCAGGTGAAGGCATCGCATTTTTATTTTAGAGCCTCAGCAACAGaagaaaacaaccaaaaagtacaaaaaaatattattcataTTCTTGTCTTCACATCCCCTCTGACAGTACATGCCCGGCAAAGATCCCAAGTACATCTTCTACAACTCCATCGTGTCCAACGACACGTCGCTCACAGTCAGAAACCAGCCGGTCAACTACACCTTCAGCTGCATGTACCGAGCAGCCTACCTGGTAAATAACGCAGTGTTCAGCCAAAGGTAAGCATTGACACGAGACACGAGGCGACCACAGTCACCGTGTGGAACATAAGTGCATTCTAACCCAATGACTTGCAGCGTTTTTACTAAACCCTCTGCTTTTTCCAGAGTGGCTACAGTTTATGTCAACAACGGGAGTTTAGGCACTTTTAGGTCACAGTTGTCTATGAACGTGTTCACGGTGAGTAGACGCTCGCAGATTCAGTTTCTCCAGTGGAGGCAACATGTTTCATGCAGTCATgctatttttatatttgtttaataAATCCTCTGCAGAACAGCTGTACCAATAAGAAGatgcaaataaaaatataaaatatatgtatatattttgtaGAATTCAAAGTTCCTGTACGCCAAGGACGCCCCGTATGTGATCGACACCTCTGAGATCGGCTCTGAAGTCTTCATCGGCATCGAGGCCAAAGGACTAAGTAACAGGTATGTCAGCATATATTGAAATATTCCAGGTGTTTAAAGATTATGTTTATATTCATACAAGTACCACAACCACTCAAAGTCTAACACATCTTTCAATTATCACCTCTCAGATTCAAAGTTGTGATAAACAACTGCTGGGCCACTCCTACTCCATACTCAACAGACAAGAAGAGGTGGAGTCTCATCATCAACAGGTACAAAGTCAAACATTTCAACTGGTTCAGCTAGTGTCCACCATACACCAGAAGACTTTAAAAAGATTTTGAGAAGACTAAAGTCACACATgataagattttgcaaagactgagTATCTTGCAGGGGTCACTATTTGCAAAACTGCAACTAGATTCCCTTTGAGATCATTTTCCATCTGGTGGAAACTCCCTTTTAGAAATTTGACAtattaacattaacatattaacatttaattaacataacataaaacatttaacatttatgtGAAGTTTCGgcccaaaaaaatcaacatttccttattttgctgcttcacaataaattcttacataacaaaataacgaTGGACTTTTATTGCGAAGAATCTATAGAAAATGAAATGTGTATATTACTGAATTAGTGGAACTTGGTTGGtggcttttcttcaataaagacAAATCTAATAATACGGCAGGGAGGAAGAATAACAGCAGAAACCGCcgcagtgagatgttgatgaagagctgcagacaacaggctcttactgcacctctgcaaacagctcacctccaacaggtcaACTTCTTTtccctgccctgctgtggaaagacacatgcagcagaaataacaggggactttagtTGTGGATCAGCACTCTgcttttaaacgtcatcacccaaGATGAGCAGTCATCAGtgaaagacacaccttcaagtgtgtggccctgttgtaatggagatgcaaatccctgctgcaCTGGGCTGACGacccaaaccaagccaagccaagccaagccaagccaagcctgCTCCGGACTGTCGAAAAGGGGtacatgtttactgtctaccccgttttgctgtttcctgtttgacaGTGGAGAAAGTGCAGTTGTTGGTTATTGACAATGTTCGTGACATTGAACTTCATTATTTGCctgagccaagactaaaaattAACAATAACATCAACCATACTGTATTTTATTGGAACGTCAATATGAGAGAAATACAGACTTAAAGCTCACTGACACCCCGTTTACACGTAcatggtgattttgataaacggagacatcttccttcgtttgtacccttcgtttacacgcaaacggagatttctcctctaaaaactccggccagagtggagattttggaaaactccggttgcacgtttacatgtaaactgcaataaacggagttatagacagccgacgtcacagtatgcgccggaacttgcacctgtgtcaaaagtgcgacttTTGTTGCTATGGTGACCATGGATACATTCAGAGTAGCAGTCACATTTATGTTGGTTACCTCCCTTCTTGTCTGTTTGCATTTGCAAATACAGCTGCTCTATTATGTCGAGGAGCAGAGACGAATGAGTGCTCGGAGGTCAGCAATTTTGCCTCTGTATTTCCCCCGAACTGCCTTAAGCTTGGTTGTGAGGATGGCGCGGGTGATGTCCTCGTTTCAATGAGGAAAATCGGTTGATGGGGTTGTAGCGCTAGATGCGTTGGGTAGTGCTCTAAAAAGAGGGTAAGTATGTCGGCATATTTACTTTGGCACGTCTCCCAGTCGATGTTCTCCTGTAATTTTGTGGCTTTGTAATCTAAAGTTACATTTAACAGGAGCTCTACCTCCTGGTCAGTCCATACGAATGATGATCCTGGCGCCATTACtgagagagaggaagtgacttgttgttgttgttgttgttgttgctattTTCGGGATTCTGATTGGCAAACGtgggcttgagcttctcgttacactgccacctacaggtttggcatgctcttgacaGCATATATATACGGGTTAGTGTAAACGAAGATTTTTTTGAAAACGGACAGGTGTGCacgatgttatttttgaaaacggagatggtaaaatgtccgtttatgaaaatagctggCCACGTGTAAACAGGGCATGGAGCATGCACCAGCTGGGTGACATTGGAAGTTTGTCTGGGACAGTGGAAAATCTTGAAAATGTACTTGAGTCATTTGTTCAGAGTCTGCTCCTGATACCTCAAATAAGTTTTACAGTGTAGTTAAATGTGAAAGGACACCTCTGGATGCCACTTGATACTTAAATGAATTTTCCGATTAAACCTGTTTCTGTCTTCCACCAGCTGCTCCTCTGACAACACTGTGACGATTTTTGAGAATGCCAAAGACAGCCGCTCCATGTTCAAGTTCAACTCTTTCCGCTTCCAACGTCTGGAGAAGGTTTCCACTGTCTGGCTTCACTGTGAGGTCCAGGTCTGTGATGGAGAGAGGCTCAATTGTCAACCAGTGAGTGCAACACTTAGACATGATATCAACATATCTTCAGTTCATCTGTTTATCAATGTCAGTCCCTGTTGTTACATTTCCAACTCTTTTTGCCCTTGAAATATCACATG
The nucleotide sequence above comes from Epinephelus lanceolatus isolate andai-2023 chromosome 21, ASM4190304v1, whole genome shotgun sequence. Encoded proteins:
- the tectb gene encoding beta-tectorin — encoded protein: MASVGALLMLLPVAWTCSPQKADYVMVSCFPNAIIANVPECPYGWEIDQLSLGGVCYSGIHSPGYYRFIIPDLTPKNHSYCGTQSEYMPGKDPKYIFYNSIVSNDTSLTVRNQPVNYTFSCMYRAAYLVNNAVFSQRVATVYVNNGSLGTFRSQLSMNVFTNSKFLYAKDAPYVIDTSEIGSEVFIGIEAKGLSNRFKVVINNCWATPTPYSTDKKRWSLIINSCSSDNTVTIFENAKDSRSMFKFNSFRFQRLEKVSTVWLHCEVQVCDGERLNCQPGPCSFRSLSSEADPSGGILTAEFHIKGINSSNNGHMKGTSLFILLVVLINMCCDLATGSRM